AACAAGTGTAGTTTTTAGATATTAATAAAACAGTaccataccataaaattttaaagatatgcAAAAAATATTATACACTTATTTATATATcgtatttattctaatttaatttaattttaattttgaaaaaaaaatatgttagaaCTATAGGTGAAAAAGATcataagaaaaaaatggaaaaacctgaaataaataattaaaaattaaaataatagagagggaaaaattaaaaagaaaagaaaaaatgaaaccattaaaaataaaagaaaaactgaaaccaacaattaaaaaaaaaactagtaggaaattgaaaaattatagcCATCATTAATTGTATTATAAATCATGTTATTTGattaaaagttagaaaaatggaaattaaaaaattaaaaaataaataaaaacaatttaaaaaaagaaaaaaaagtcgaCCTCTTTAGAAACTAAtctttttttgaacaaattgattgtacaaaaataaaaaatatatatttgtttattatttaaaaaatcttaaacaatttaattaaaaataaattaagttagaGAAGATAATAGATTTAGATgagtatataataatattttgttattttaaaaaatagatgatgtgaaaatatttaaatggtgtctaaaaattataaattttaagattattctaatataaattattttgataatagtatTAACAAAGATAagaaaataacaattaataaataataagtgAAAAACTTTTTACTTTTACTAttacttttccttttccttttcatttttccAAATATTTTGATGTAGCTGTGGGCGGTGGGTTTGGTGGTGAATACGCCAACAGCGCAATAGCctccagtttttttttttttttgttttttttccttttaactttCAATTATATTTTGATTGGTTACCATTTCGGCTGCCGAAGAAATAAAATACAAGCATAGAAAGAAACAGAAAGAAAAGAATTCAAATACTCGACGCCTCTGCTTCTCTCGTCGAGTGAAAGAAATAAGCATGGCCGTGGTTGGAGTATTGGCTTTACAGGGATCTTTTAACGAACACATAGCAGGCAATAATCTTTCACTGATATTCTAATTGTTTTGTTCATCAGTTTTTTATGTTTGGCCGAAaacattatattatatgttttttttgcaGCGCTAAGGAGGTTAGGAATGAAAGGAGTGGAAATAAGGAAGCCAGAGCAGCTTCAAAGTATCAGCTCTCTTATCATTCCTGGTGGAGAAAGCACCACCATGGCTAAGCTTGCTGAGTTCCACAATCTTGTATGTTCTCTCGCtctctttttcatcttttatatatatatttgtttgttttagctTTAGTCATATACTATAAGCCATTCAATTCTGATTCATTTCGAGAAAATTGGATTCTTTTTGTTTTCTCATTATCCTGGTTTTAGAAAACATGGATGACCCAAGACGCCGTTTTCGCTTGTTTTGTTGTTGCTTGCTTTTTGCTAGTAGTTAAAGCAAAAAATAACTGCTAAGATTTGAGATCATTTTGATCAGAAATGAGTTAATAATTAGAACGAAGCTATAATTCAAACAAAGATCTTCCATGGTAATATAAATTCATGGAATTTATCATCATGAATGTTAAATTTAGTTTCTATTGTTTGCTTTAGTCATTAGAAGGTAAAGGTGGCAACGGCATAAGATAAGGGCTACTTTGGTGGTGTTGATCTTGGCTATTTTGGACTTTGAGGTGCTTTGGTACTCACGATTGACCTTCTTTGATCTGTGAAAAAGGGTTGATGCATGGAGGATGAGTTTGGCACTGTTAAATCTTttaaaggatatatatatatatagctgaagaCTTTGCTCATTAACAAAGAATTTCTAAACCTAATTTACTTGAGTTGTTTATAGTGTTCAAATGAGTTCTTTGCAAAGAGTGACTGACAAAATCAATGCGTTTATTTCCCGTGTGTTATTGCTGGAGATGAAAAAGATTTGGACTTTCCAATCCCATCTTGATCTTGATTTTTAGTTTCGATGCACTCACTGGTCCAAACATTTTAGATGAGTCAGCAGTTGTCGTAGCATTCTCAGTTGAGAACATTGATAAATGTCTCCTTTGCATTTATATGgttaatttcttttttcatttatgGTCAGTTTCCAGCTCTGCGGGAATTTGTGCAAATGGGGAAGCCGGTTTGGGGGACTTGTGCAGGTCTTATATTTTTGGCAAACAAAGCTGTTGGTATGTTTCTGTTCTCCCCTCAGCCTCCTCCAGTTTTAGATTCTGCATATTAAATTTGTAGAGTGTATACAGTTTGCAGCAAGCAGTTTTTCAAAATGAGATCAttcaaaaagttttgaatttgaaattggTGGTGCAACTTTTTCAGGACAGAAAGAAGGAGGACAGGAATTAGTTGGGGGTCTGAATTGCACTGTCCATAGAAATTACTTTGGGAGTCAGGTAAGTACATATGCCTTCTGTTTTACTACATATGATGCTTTTAAAGTGCATAGAGTGATATATTGCATCGTTGTTATTGAATAAAAAGACATGCATTTAGTTAAATTGGAATCCAAGAGAAATTGCAGAACTTCCATGTTTGCTAATCAGCATTTTAAGATACAAATATGTTCTTTGAAGAAAGACCGCTCACAGAAAATGGGTCCAAAACCTTAAATGACTATGGGTATGATAATGTTATAGTGATGTATGGATGTATTAAAAATGTTTATGTCAAATGGGTAGGGGAAGAATCAGAGCAGTCTAAAAAATGACCTTGCTTTCACTGATTTCACTAGGATATGGAGTCACATTCTATATCATGACATAAGGCTTTGCATGTTGGTGGAGTTGTTATTACTTGAAGATATCAACTTTTTTTCCATTCCCATTTATGCtgataaatttacttaaataggCTTGTCAGTTTCAAGAACTGAAATACAGACTTTAAGAAAACCTTCTGTCATGAAGGTTTCACATACCTAGCTTTTCACTTTTTCTGTTTTTATATCTAGGAAGTAGAAACCTCTTCCACTTACTGAAATTAATTTCAAGTTATGAAGAAGATTTCAACTCCTCCTATCCTTTTGGTTTAAGCTTCTAACATTGAACTAAATTGTTTGTTTTTAACAAATCAACTTTTTTTAGATCCAAAGCTTTGAGGCTGAGCTCTTAGTGCCAGAACTTGCCTCCCAAGAAGGTGGCCCTGAGACATTTCGTGGTGTTTTCATCCGAGCTCCTGCTGTCCTTGAAGTGGGGCCAGAAGTTGAAGTGCTTGCTGATTATCCTATCCCATCAAAAAAAGTTCTATATTCAAGTTCAGCTGTTGAAATTCAAGAGGTATACCGGCACTCATCTATTGAATCCGTCTTCATCGGAATGGTCGAAAGTAAAACAATGAAATTTTATAGACATTCCTTCAACTAAATGAGTCTAGATTTGACGATCATGCTTGCCTATACATTTCCAAATATCTCATTGCAGACCTATTTCGTCGTTTATTTCATTGTCTTTAACTTCAGCTATGTTGGTTCTTGTCATCTAAAAATTTTGGGTATTTCAGGAGTCTGCTGTGCCTGAAAAGAAAGTGATAGTTGCCATAAAGCAAGGAAACTTGCTGGGGACTGCTTTCCACCCTGAGTTGACTGCAGATACG
The sequence above is drawn from the Gossypium hirsutum isolate 1008001.06 chromosome A05, Gossypium_hirsutum_v2.1, whole genome shotgun sequence genome and encodes:
- the LOC107959267 gene encoding probable pyridoxal 5'-phosphate synthase subunit PDX2, with amino-acid sequence MAVVGVLALQGSFNEHIAALRRLGMKGVEIRKPEQLQSISSLIIPGGESTTMAKLAEFHNLFPALREFVQMGKPVWGTCAGLIFLANKAVGQKEGGQELVGGLNCTVHRNYFGSQIQSFEAELLVPELASQEGGPETFRGVFIRAPAVLEVGPEVEVLADYPIPSKKVLYSSSAVEIQEESAVPEKKVIVAIKQGNLLGTAFHPELTADTRWHSYFLKMVRDVGEGTSNTTVAVSEAASSSDRQTKYDLPIFR